In Gemmatimonadaceae bacterium, the following are encoded in one genomic region:
- the trpD gene encoding anthranilate phosphoribosyltransferase, with product MTSPLPESALQAAITRLAHHQPISADDAFEAFGVVMRGEASAIQIAALLAGLRVRGETSDIVAGVVRALREVMVRLPSAHPEELVDTCGTGGGAVATFNISTAAALLAAGAGVRIAKHGNRSFTSRCGSADVLEALGVAMDAPLSTMESALEKAGIVFMYAPMMHPAMRHVGPIRRELGIPTVMNVVGPLANPAGAARQVVGVADAHRVPILAGALAALGSHHAMVVHGEPGLDEISPLGITRVVEIRNGATQEWSIDPSEYGLESGDPSELAGGDPADNARIVRDVLGGGGTRAARAAVMLNAAAAIYVSGRVKDYADGIASARAALEAGKGLEALERLRAAYSVAT from the coding sequence GTGACGAGTCCTCTGCCCGAGTCGGCGCTGCAAGCCGCAATCACCAGGCTCGCGCACCATCAGCCAATCTCCGCCGATGATGCGTTCGAAGCGTTCGGAGTGGTGATGCGCGGCGAGGCTTCGGCGATTCAGATAGCTGCCCTGCTCGCCGGACTTCGCGTCAGGGGGGAGACATCGGACATCGTGGCGGGCGTCGTGCGCGCGCTCCGGGAAGTCATGGTGCGACTGCCGTCCGCTCACCCGGAAGAGCTCGTGGACACCTGCGGAACTGGTGGCGGTGCGGTCGCGACTTTCAACATCTCCACCGCCGCGGCCCTGCTCGCAGCCGGGGCGGGGGTGCGGATCGCCAAGCACGGCAACCGCTCCTTCACGTCGCGCTGCGGCAGCGCGGACGTCCTCGAGGCGCTCGGTGTCGCCATGGATGCGCCATTGTCCACGATGGAGTCGGCGCTGGAAAAGGCCGGCATCGTTTTCATGTATGCGCCGATGATGCATCCCGCCATGCGGCACGTGGGACCGATAAGACGCGAGCTCGGAATTCCAACCGTGATGAACGTCGTGGGACCGCTGGCGAACCCGGCCGGCGCTGCGCGCCAGGTCGTCGGTGTCGCCGATGCCCACCGCGTGCCAATCCTCGCCGGCGCGCTGGCCGCCTTGGGCTCCCATCACGCGATGGTCGTGCACGGCGAGCCGGGTCTCGACGAGATATCGCCGCTCGGCATCACGCGCGTCGTCGAGATCCGGAACGGGGCAACGCAGGAATGGAGCATTGACCCGTCGGAATACGGCCTCGAATCCGGCGATCCGTCGGAGCTGGCGGGGGGTGATCCAGCCGACAACGCGCGCATCGTGCGTGACGTGCTCGGCGGCGGCGGAACCCGCGCCGCCCGCGCGGCGGTGATGCTGAACGCGGCGGCCGCCATCTACGTCAGCGGCCGTGTAAAGGACTATGCGGATGGAATCGCTTCTGCGCGAGCTGCGCTGGAAGCAGGGAAGGGCCTCGAAGCCCTCGAGCGGCTCCGTGCCGCCTATTCAGTTGCGACCTAG